One Acetobacterium sp. KB-1 DNA segment encodes these proteins:
- the tnpB gene encoding IS66 family insertion sequence element accessory protein TnpB (TnpB, as the term is used for proteins encoded by IS66 family insertion elements, is considered an accessory protein, since TnpC, encoded by a neighboring gene, is a DDE family transposase.), whose amino-acid sequence MMDRFINDTTHIYIACGATDFRKQMDGLAVVVNTEFKLDPFADKCAFIFCNRKRNALKVLRYDGNGFILASKKLLNGMKFQWPRTPSEVREITGQQVQWLLQGLEIEQKKALQPVTMTLENSCF is encoded by the coding sequence ATGATGGATCGGTTTATCAACGACACCACCCATATTTATATTGCGTGTGGAGCCACTGACTTCAGAAAACAGATGGATGGCCTGGCCGTCGTTGTTAATACGGAGTTCAAGCTGGATCCATTCGCTGACAAATGTGCCTTTATCTTCTGCAACCGGAAAAGAAATGCCCTTAAAGTTTTACGTTACGATGGCAACGGCTTTATTCTGGCTAGCAAGAAGCTGCTCAACGGCATGAAATTTCAGTGGCCCAGAACCCCATCGGAAGTCAGAGAAATAACCGGCCAGCAGGTTCAGTGGTTGCTTCAGGGGCTTGAAATCGAGCAGAAAAAAGCCCTTCAACCAGTGACGATGACGCTGGAAAACAGCTGCTTTTAA
- a CDS encoding sugar-binding transcriptional regulator, with translation MKKVIDNKRLMLKVCDLFYNHDETQQTIAKQLSISRPTVAKILEQARATQMVRIIIPDLAEDSYFEMERKLELMYGLKEAIIVEEKKDLYAQKDEVGKAAAEYLERLVKDGKNIGVSMGTTLGHIAKYIQPKVVKNAMFIPLVGGIGQVGMELHSNYLVEELANAFKAQYILLHAPAKVSKKSIKEGLIGEAYIEKIIKLTNKLDVALVGLGVPTRNSTTMATGYYDEREMELMRKKNVAGDICMNFFDSAGRTEQFEMNETVIGIDIKKLKSVKDSIGVTCGAEKVSAIRGAIAGQYINVLITDAGCARKLIEEREVEEKS, from the coding sequence ATGAAAAAAGTAATTGATAATAAACGATTGATGCTCAAAGTATGTGATCTGTTCTACAATCACGACGAAACACAGCAAACGATTGCAAAACAGTTGTCCATATCAAGGCCCACCGTGGCAAAAATACTAGAACAAGCACGCGCGACACAGATGGTACGAATCATTATTCCAGACTTGGCCGAAGATAGTTATTTTGAAATGGAAAGAAAACTGGAGTTGATGTACGGACTTAAAGAGGCGATTATTGTTGAAGAGAAAAAAGATCTATACGCTCAAAAAGATGAAGTTGGAAAAGCTGCCGCTGAGTATTTAGAGCGATTAGTCAAAGACGGGAAAAATATTGGTGTCTCAATGGGGACGACATTAGGGCATATTGCTAAATATATACAGCCTAAAGTCGTAAAAAACGCGATGTTTATCCCCTTGGTTGGCGGTATTGGCCAGGTAGGGATGGAGCTCCATTCAAATTATTTAGTGGAAGAGCTGGCAAATGCCTTTAAAGCTCAATATATCTTACTTCATGCACCAGCTAAGGTTTCAAAAAAATCCATCAAAGAAGGACTAATTGGAGAAGCGTACATTGAAAAGATTATTAAACTCACTAACAAATTGGATGTTGCTTTGGTCGGTTTAGGTGTTCCAACCAGAAATTCTACAACCATGGCGACGGGCTATTACGATGAACGGGAGATGGAACTGATGCGCAAAAAGAATGTCGCTGGTGATATCTGTATGAATTTCTTTGATAGTGCAGGTCGTACTGAACAGTTTGAAATGAATGAAACGGTTATCGGCATTGACATCAAAAAACTAAAGTCAGTTAAGGATTCAATCGGTGTAACCTGTGGTGCCGAGAAAGTTAGTGCCATTCGAGGTGCTATTGCTGGTCAATACATTAATGTTTTAATTACCGATGCAGGGTGTGCCAGAAAGTTGATTGAAGAAAGGGAAGTGGAGGAAAAATCATGA
- a CDS encoding alpha-ketoacid dehydrogenase subunit beta: MPKKEITYANAIKEAISEEMIRDEDVFMMGEDIGVYRGAFGVSGDLVETFGEDRIIDTPISEQGFVGCAIGAAVAGMRPIVEIMFSDFMTVCWDMIVNQAPKMRYMFGGKVSVPMVLRTASGGGTGAAAQHSQSLEAMLCHVPGLKVIVPSTPRDAKGLLKSAIRDNNPVIFLEQKLLYRTKGMVEEEEFTIPIGEADVKREGQDCTIITYGRMVQMCLAAAESLEKEGIDVEVIDLRTLLPMDTEAIIKSVIKTRHALVVHEAVKTGGIAGEIIARIADSEAFYYLDAPLKRLASEDVPVPFCPVLEKGILPDEAKIIATVKEMLA, translated from the coding sequence ATGCCTAAAAAAGAAATAACCTACGCAAATGCGATAAAAGAAGCCATCAGTGAAGAAATGATCCGGGACGAAGACGTGTTTATGATGGGCGAAGACATTGGTGTCTACCGGGGCGCCTTTGGCGTTTCGGGAGATCTGGTCGAAACCTTTGGCGAAGACCGGATCATTGATACGCCGATTTCAGAACAGGGGTTTGTTGGCTGCGCGATTGGTGCGGCAGTGGCGGGGATGCGCCCGATTGTGGAAATTATGTTTTCGGATTTCATGACTGTCTGTTGGGATATGATTGTCAATCAGGCACCAAAGATGCGCTATATGTTTGGGGGCAAGGTGAGTGTGCCGATGGTACTGCGAACGGCATCCGGCGGCGGAACCGGAGCGGCCGCCCAGCATTCCCAATCCCTGGAAGCGATGCTGTGTCATGTGCCGGGGCTAAAAGTGATTGTGCCGTCAACGCCAAGAGACGCTAAAGGATTATTAAAGTCAGCGATTCGGGATAACAATCCAGTCATCTTTTTGGAACAAAAACTTTTGTATCGGACCAAAGGGATGGTGGAGGAAGAAGAATTTACGATTCCCATTGGCGAAGCGGATGTGAAGCGCGAAGGCCAGGACTGTACCATCATCACCTATGGCCGGATGGTGCAAATGTGTCTGGCCGCGGCAGAAAGCCTGGAAAAAGAAGGGATCGATGTGGAAGTCATTGATCTGCGAACCTTACTGCCGATGGATACCGAAGCGATTATCAAGTCGGTGATCAAGACCCGTCATGCTCTGGTGGTTCATGAAGCCGTAAAAACAGGCGGTATTGCCGGTGAAATCATTGCCCGAATTGCTGATAGTGAAGCGTTTTACTATCTGGATGCCCCGCTTAAGCGGCTGGCCTCGGAAGATGTGCCGGTACCATTCTGCCCGGTGCTGGAAAAGGGAATTCTCCCGGACGAAGCCAAAATTATTGCAACCGTCAAAGAAATGTTGGCTTAA
- a CDS encoding dihydrolipoamide acetyltransferase family protein, with protein MAVEVFMPKAGMDMQEGTIIAWLKHVGEQVEEGEGLLEIETDKVTMEVEAPATGVLLCRYFEDGAVVPVVTTIGYVGKPGEVVPDQPQTAGGATAAVPEKTVESVKTPIAAITDEINGVKTTPYAKQMAAANAINLSAVRPTGPAGEIKGRDVEREIAKSPLAKRIAEDKGLDLSTVTGSGHQNKVMKSDVLAKIANQQTSGAVAAVLDTTPLSGMQKVVGERMAKAHSEIPCVTQNTKVDMTSLLAFRTQVNENRDNKLTINDFIVKAVAKVLHYDKNVLVSLGDKEIIHHQDVNIGIAVALDEGLIVPVVKNADQKSLEEISAAVKLLSAKAKSGGLMVDDYQGSTISISNLGMFGVHSFTPIVNQPNAVIIGICSIEDELALVDNQVENRKKMMISLTYDHRLVNGDVAAKFSLKVRDLLENPMDILI; from the coding sequence ATGGCAGTAGAAGTATTTATGCCCAAAGCCGGGATGGATATGCAGGAAGGCACCATTATTGCGTGGCTTAAACATGTCGGTGAACAGGTTGAAGAAGGTGAAGGCCTGTTAGAGATTGAAACCGATAAGGTCACGATGGAAGTTGAAGCACCGGCGACCGGGGTGCTGTTGTGTCGCTATTTTGAAGACGGAGCGGTAGTACCCGTGGTCACCACGATTGGTTATGTGGGTAAACCGGGAGAAGTGGTTCCGGATCAGCCACAGACAGCTGGCGGTGCAACCGCCGCGGTTCCGGAAAAAACAGTAGAAAGTGTCAAAACCCCAATAGCGGCGATTACCGACGAAATAAACGGGGTAAAAACGACGCCCTATGCAAAACAAATGGCAGCAGCTAACGCCATCAATCTGAGTGCGGTGCGGCCAACCGGTCCGGCCGGGGAAATCAAAGGCCGGGATGTTGAGCGAGAAATTGCTAAATCACCGTTGGCAAAACGTATTGCCGAAGACAAGGGCCTTGATTTAAGTACTGTTACGGGTTCGGGTCACCAGAACAAGGTGATGAAAAGCGATGTGCTGGCAAAAATAGCCAATCAGCAAACTTCCGGGGCAGTTGCGGCGGTGCTTGATACTACGCCACTATCGGGAATGCAGAAGGTGGTCGGTGAACGGATGGCAAAAGCCCACAGTGAAATCCCCTGCGTCACCCAGAATACCAAGGTCGATATGACGAGTCTGCTGGCATTCAGAACACAGGTTAATGAAAACCGGGATAATAAGCTGACCATCAACGATTTTATTGTTAAGGCGGTTGCCAAAGTGCTGCACTATGATAAAAACGTGCTAGTCAGTCTGGGTGATAAAGAGATCATTCATCATCAGGATGTGAATATCGGTATTGCGGTGGCATTGGACGAGGGTTTGATTGTTCCGGTGGTGAAAAATGCTGATCAGAAAAGTCTGGAAGAAATTTCGGCGGCGGTTAAGTTATTAAGTGCCAAAGCCAAATCCGGCGGACTGATGGTGGATGACTATCAGGGGTCGACCATCTCTATTTCCAATCTGGGGATGTTCGGGGTCCATTCATTTACTCCCATTGTGAATCAGCCCAATGCCGTGATTATCGGTATCTGTTCAATTGAAGATGAGTTGGCATTGGTTGACAACCAGGTGGAAAACCGCAAAAAAATGATGATTTCACTGACCTATGACCATCGGTTAGTAAATGGGGACGTGGCAGCCAAATTTTCTCTGAAAGTACGCGATCTATTGGAGAATCCAATGGACATTCTGATCTGA
- a CDS encoding PTS glucitol/sorbitol transporter subunit IIB, with protein sequence MYKAVLIEKGQGGWGGPLVIKPTEEKAYIMSVTGGGIHPVAQKIADLTGGIALDGFLSSAPDSEVACVVVDCGGTARCGVYPKKGILTINLTPVGQAGPLAQYIKEDIYVSGVKENNISLYDGEAPVSEPSKKKDYQEVKAEAKAAAEKQKGFVGFISRLGKAVGGVVGKFYQAGRESIDMVIKNVLPFMAFIAMLIGIITVTGLGDIIANTISPFAGSLPGLVLISIVCTLPFLSPILGPGAVIAQVVGTLVGVQIGAGAIAPALALPALFAIDGQVGCDFIPVGLSLGEAETETVEIGVPAVLFSRLITGPAAVLIGFVLSIGMYS encoded by the coding sequence ATGTATAAAGCAGTTCTTATCGAAAAAGGTCAAGGCGGATGGGGTGGTCCATTGGTAATCAAACCCACTGAAGAAAAGGCTTATATTATGTCGGTTACCGGTGGTGGCATTCATCCGGTGGCCCAGAAAATTGCTGATTTGACTGGCGGAATCGCTCTGGATGGATTTCTAAGCAGTGCGCCAGATAGTGAGGTGGCTTGTGTGGTTGTAGACTGTGGTGGTACCGCACGGTGTGGGGTTTATCCTAAAAAGGGAATCCTAACCATCAACCTGACCCCGGTTGGTCAGGCGGGACCGTTAGCCCAGTATATTAAAGAAGATATTTATGTGTCGGGGGTAAAAGAAAATAATATATCGTTGTATGACGGCGAAGCACCCGTAAGTGAACCATCAAAGAAAAAAGACTATCAGGAAGTAAAAGCTGAAGCAAAAGCAGCAGCAGAAAAGCAAAAGGGCTTTGTTGGCTTTATCTCACGGCTTGGAAAAGCTGTTGGGGGTGTCGTTGGTAAGTTCTATCAGGCGGGCCGGGAATCGATCGACATGGTTATTAAAAACGTGCTTCCTTTTATGGCCTTCATCGCGATGCTCATTGGGATCATTACCGTCACCGGGCTGGGAGATATTATTGCGAATACCATCTCGCCATTTGCGGGAAGCTTACCAGGACTTGTGCTTATTTCAATTGTATGTACCCTTCCATTTTTATCGCCGATTCTTGGACCAGGGGCAGTTATCGCCCAGGTTGTTGGGACGTTGGTAGGGGTTCAGATTGGCGCTGGCGCGATTGCTCCGGCATTGGCTTTACCGGCACTCTTTGCTATTGATGGACAGGTTGGGTGTGATTTCATTCCGGTTGGTTTGTCTTTGGGAGAAGCTGAAACAGAAACAGTCGAAATTGGTGTCCCGGCAGTGCTCTTTAGTCGATTAATTACCGGCCCAGCTGCTGTACTGATCGGTTTTGTATTGAGTATCGGAATGTACAGCTAA
- a CDS encoding IS66 family transposase zinc-finger binding domain-containing protein — translation MTGQEELLMLRALVEKQKEELAAKDDIIAKQNIRIENMVQALLQARKKLFGSSTETSRNLDGQLSLFEKTQELAKELFGEQQKITVPSHTRKARQPGVRQEMLAGLPKEIEEYIIGPDDSCVKCGGALTVIGKRIVRTEVTYEPPKLKVKQIVQQIAKCTQCGKEGSENPKDHFQKAAIPVPVLPHSIATPSLVAQVMYQKFAMGVPFAVSASKDDV, via the coding sequence ATGACAGGACAAGAAGAACTGCTGATGCTGCGGGCGCTGGTGGAAAAACAGAAAGAAGAGCTGGCCGCCAAAGACGACATCATTGCCAAACAGAATATCCGCATTGAAAATATGGTGCAGGCGCTGCTGCAAGCTCGCAAAAAACTGTTTGGTTCCTCCACTGAAACATCGAGAAACCTGGATGGACAACTATCCCTGTTTGAAAAAACGCAGGAACTCGCGAAAGAACTGTTTGGTGAACAGCAGAAAATAACCGTCCCCAGTCATACCCGGAAAGCCCGCCAACCCGGAGTCCGTCAGGAAATGCTTGCCGGTCTTCCGAAGGAGATTGAAGAGTACATCATTGGGCCGGATGATTCCTGCGTCAAGTGCGGTGGAGCCCTTACGGTCATCGGCAAACGGATCGTCCGAACCGAAGTGACCTATGAGCCACCAAAACTGAAGGTGAAGCAGATTGTCCAGCAGATTGCAAAATGTACCCAGTGTGGCAAAGAAGGCAGTGAGAATCCCAAGGATCATTTTCAGAAAGCCGCCATACCGGTGCCGGTACTCCCGCATTCCATTGCCACGCCGTCTCTGGTGGCTCAGGTCATGTACCAGAAGTTTGCCATGGGCGTGCCCTTTGCCGTAAGTGCCTCAAAAGATGACGTATAG
- a CDS encoding PTS glucitol/sorbitol transporter subunit IIC → MDFLAQLATNFIGLFQAGGETFVGLVTGILPLLIVLMTAVNSLIKIIGEERVERAAKFSSKNFILRYTVLPVLAMFFLTNPMAYTFGRFVEEKHKAAFYDSAVSFCHPITGLFPHANPGELFVYLGIAAGLTTLGLPLGDLAVRYFIAGVLVILLRGIVTERIYAIMASKKATTEVE, encoded by the coding sequence ATGGATTTTTTAGCACAATTGGCAACTAATTTTATAGGTCTCTTTCAAGCTGGAGGAGAAACATTCGTTGGTTTGGTAACGGGTATTTTACCACTATTAATCGTCTTAATGACGGCAGTCAATTCATTGATTAAGATTATCGGTGAAGAACGGGTGGAACGTGCGGCTAAGTTTAGCAGCAAGAACTTTATTTTGCGCTACACCGTATTACCGGTTCTGGCCATGTTCTTTCTCACAAATCCGATGGCGTATACTTTTGGACGATTTGTTGAAGAAAAACATAAGGCCGCATTTTATGACTCAGCAGTTTCATTTTGCCATCCGATTACCGGTTTATTTCCTCATGCTAATCCTGGTGAACTCTTTGTCTACCTGGGAATCGCAGCAGGGCTGACAACCTTGGGGTTGCCGCTTGGTGATTTAGCGGTGCGGTATTTTATCGCAGGTGTTTTGGTTATTCTTTTAAGAGGAATCGTTACTGAAAGAATCTATGCAATCATGGCATCTAAAAAAGCTACTACGGAGGTGGAATAA
- a CDS encoding PTS glucitol/sorbitol transporter subunit IIA yields the protein MDFTTEITQIGEMVEEFLKEKLLIVFDENAPPELAEIAVLHTKKEFIREVKEGDAVRFGDVVYEVTAVGHEANITLESMGHCSFCFTGEDQVKLPGQIELKGQGIPAVKIGDPFQIIYK from the coding sequence ATGGATTTCACAACAGAAATAACCCAAATTGGAGAAATGGTAGAGGAATTTTTAAAAGAAAAGTTGCTCATCGTTTTTGATGAAAATGCCCCGCCAGAATTGGCAGAAATAGCAGTTTTACACACCAAAAAAGAATTTATCAGGGAGGTGAAAGAAGGAGACGCGGTACGATTTGGGGATGTCGTTTATGAAGTGACAGCCGTCGGACATGAAGCAAACATAACATTAGAGAGCATGGGGCATTGTTCATTTTGCTTTACCGGGGAAGATCAGGTAAAACTACCGGGACAAATTGAGTTAAAAGGCCAGGGGATTCCGGCAGTTAAGATTGGTGATCCCTTCCAAATTATTTACAAATAA
- a CDS encoding transcriptional regulator GutM, with protein sequence MTYIIALIFIGMCLQGLLTFYQVKSYQNAMGSLKGKGLLGVGYRRGVLKGGQILILSYDRNSGTINNCKTMRGITSFERFKTADDYIGLSLNEIKKLAILEDQKLNKPQKTRKDGSKKVAPQKRGALLQAVEAIETHMKKEQRQKLHEKRREQQALAGMVVE encoded by the coding sequence ATGACTTATATTATTGCTTTGATTTTTATTGGGATGTGTTTGCAGGGACTTCTGACTTTTTATCAGGTCAAAAGCTATCAAAATGCCATGGGGTCTCTTAAAGGCAAGGGCTTACTGGGAGTTGGGTATCGAAGAGGGGTGCTAAAAGGTGGACAAATTCTGATTTTGTCCTATGACAGAAATTCCGGAACAATCAATAATTGCAAAACCATGAGAGGAATCACTTCATTTGAGCGATTTAAAACAGCCGATGACTATATTGGTTTAAGTTTGAATGAAATAAAAAAACTGGCAATACTCGAAGATCAGAAATTGAATAAACCCCAGAAAACAAGAAAAGACGGATCAAAAAAAGTGGCGCCTCAAAAGCGAGGAGCATTGCTTCAGGCAGTGGAAGCCATTGAGACACATATGAAAAAAGAGCAGCGACAAAAACTTCATGAGAAAAGAAGAGAACAACAAGCATTAGCAGGCATGGTGGTGGAGTAA
- a CDS encoding NAD(P)H-dependent oxidoreductase, with translation MLGLNYKLAQLEENGKHIMTSIVGAGQMGRGMVGQIMSMKGMRPAVVVDINIENAINAYQHAGLKEGDYMIANTISEANELLAKGKFIVTDNPEIATKTDLIDCAVDATGVPEVGAKVAIDSINAGKHIVMLNVEADVCIGPMLYKMAQSAGVVYTGSAGDEPGSVLELYDFADALGFDVRVIGKGKNNKVDKTSNPDSVLEEATLKGVSPKMLTSFKDGTKTMVEMTAMSNATGYLPDIMGGHGAKGIVSELPDLFRLKSEGGILNNYGIVDYIDGVAPGVFIIVSTEQPDIIHELNYLSMGKGPNYVLYRPYHLCSLETPLSVAKAVIDGVPTIAPRKGLVSETITVAKRDLVAGEYLDGIGGFSIYGSFEKASVANEKGALPMGIVNKKTKMINAVKKGEIVTYADVALDNDSLMVQLRKIQDTLYL, from the coding sequence ATGTTAGGACTAAACTACAAACTAGCACAATTAGAAGAAAACGGAAAACACATCATGACCAGTATTGTTGGTGCAGGACAAATGGGACGGGGCATGGTTGGACAGATTATGTCGATGAAAGGGATGCGTCCTGCAGTGGTGGTTGACATTAACATTGAAAATGCAATTAATGCCTACCAACATGCCGGTTTAAAAGAAGGCGATTATATGATTGCCAATACCATCTCAGAAGCCAATGAACTGCTTGCCAAAGGTAAATTCATTGTCACCGACAATCCGGAAATTGCAACAAAGACAGATTTAATCGATTGTGCCGTGGATGCTACTGGCGTTCCTGAGGTAGGTGCAAAAGTTGCGATCGACAGTATTAATGCCGGCAAACACATTGTCATGTTAAATGTGGAAGCAGATGTTTGTATTGGACCAATGCTTTACAAAATGGCTCAGAGTGCCGGTGTGGTTTATACCGGATCGGCAGGAGACGAACCGGGCTCCGTGCTTGAATTATATGATTTTGCCGATGCGCTGGGATTTGATGTGCGGGTCATTGGTAAGGGAAAAAATAACAAGGTTGATAAGACGTCCAATCCGGACTCGGTATTAGAAGAAGCAACCTTAAAAGGCGTCAGCCCGAAAATGCTTACCTCATTTAAAGATGGGACAAAAACCATGGTTGAAATGACAGCAATGTCCAATGCCACCGGCTACTTGCCGGATATAATGGGTGGTCATGGCGCAAAAGGCATTGTTTCGGAGTTACCAGATCTGTTCAGACTAAAGAGTGAAGGCGGAATTTTAAATAATTATGGGATCGTTGATTATATTGATGGTGTTGCTCCAGGTGTATTCATTATTGTATCAACCGAACAACCCGACATTATTCATGAACTGAACTACCTCAGTATGGGAAAAGGTCCCAATTATGTGTTGTACAGACCGTATCATTTATGCAGTCTGGAAACACCATTATCGGTTGCAAAAGCGGTAATTGATGGGGTGCCGACCATCGCTCCAAGAAAAGGGCTTGTTTCGGAAACCATTACAGTGGCAAAACGGGACTTAGTAGCAGGTGAATACCTGGATGGTATTGGCGGATTCTCAATTTATGGCAGTTTTGAAAAAGCATCAGTGGCCAATGAAAAAGGGGCGCTGCCGATGGGCATTGTCAATAAAAAGACTAAAATGATTAATGCCGTTAAAAAAGGTGAAATCGTCACTTACGCTGATGTTGCCTTGGATAACGATTCGCTGATGGTTCAACTGCGTAAGATTCAAGATACACTGTATTTATAA
- a CDS encoding thiamine pyrophosphate-dependent dehydrogenase E1 component subunit alpha — translation MKNENKELGLKLLKDMYLCRKFEEKVQHYFSLGMIHGTTHLSIGEEGAAAGTCEGLEPQDLMYATHRGHSQAICKGIDINLMMAEIFGKATGVCKGKGGSMHIADKDKGVLGANGIVAAALPLACGSAFAAKRRKQDVVTVAFFGDGAANEGAFHEAMNLASAWDLPVLFVCTNNTYAMSTHISKVMKDTDIAKRAIPYGMPAETVDGNDSLAVYECIKSARDYVAKNGPMLIVENTYRISGHSKSDGNLYRTKDEINAWKARNPIDKMRNDLLEAKTCMVEELDAVDKETTELIDKAVKFALDSPYPELDDVYHDVYAL, via the coding sequence TTGAAAAACGAGAATAAGGAATTGGGACTAAAGTTACTAAAAGATATGTACCTGTGCAGAAAATTTGAAGAAAAGGTTCAGCATTATTTTTCGCTGGGGATGATCCATGGCACGACCCACTTAAGTATAGGTGAAGAAGGGGCCGCAGCCGGAACCTGTGAAGGTTTAGAGCCCCAGGATCTGATGTATGCCACTCATCGCGGGCATAGCCAGGCCATTTGCAAGGGGATTGATATTAATCTGATGATGGCTGAGATATTTGGCAAGGCAACCGGGGTTTGCAAAGGAAAAGGCGGCTCCATGCACATTGCCGATAAGGACAAGGGTGTGCTGGGAGCCAACGGGATTGTCGCTGCGGCCCTGCCACTGGCCTGTGGCAGTGCTTTTGCCGCCAAAAGAAGAAAGCAGGATGTCGTCACGGTAGCTTTTTTCGGCGATGGAGCGGCTAATGAAGGAGCCTTCCACGAAGCGATGAACCTGGCCTCGGCCTGGGATCTGCCGGTTCTCTTTGTCTGCACCAACAACACCTATGCCATGTCGACCCATATTTCCAAGGTAATGAAAGATACCGATATTGCCAAGCGGGCGATCCCTTATGGCATGCCGGCAGAAACAGTCGACGGAAATGATTCGTTGGCCGTTTATGAATGCATTAAAAGCGCCCGCGACTATGTGGCAAAAAATGGTCCGATGCTGATTGTTGAAAACACTTATCGGATTTCAGGACACTCGAAAAGTGACGGTAATCTATACCGAACCAAAGATGAAATCAATGCCTGGAAGGCCCGAAATCCCATTGATAAAATGAGAAATGACCTGCTGGAGGCAAAGACCTGCATGGTTGAGGAACTCGATGCCGTGGATAAAGAGACCACTGAACTGATTGACAAGGCCGTTAAGTTTGCCCTGGATAGTCCCTATCCTGAGCTTGATGATGTGTATCATGATGTTTATGCGTTATAA